Proteins encoded together in one Micromonospora kangleipakensis window:
- a CDS encoding SDR family NAD(P)-dependent oxidoreductase encodes MPMGDPRPGPLTGKVVLVTGAARGIGAHTAQLAAARGARLALVGLDTSRAAPA; translated from the coding sequence ATGCCCATGGGTGATCCTCGTCCCGGCCCGCTGACCGGCAAGGTCGTCCTGGTGACCGGGGCCGCCCGGGGCATCGGCGCGCACACCGCCCAGCTGGCCGCGGCCCGGGGCGCCCGGCTCGCCCTGGTCGGCCTCGACACCAGCCGCGCCGCCCCGGCCTGA